One stretch of Roseibium sp. HPY-6 DNA includes these proteins:
- a CDS encoding DUF6212 domain-containing protein — protein sequence MTVVATQEAFPVEKPAIEERLLKDLTLIVVGVARQELPTALLGAVQTVWFQGISDGQALFSDEKGAVFQVIEAPLMALAVLAEPGASGEADALFKWLQRHGVVQLPSVVVWTRGQESEAVSSIVALVAEHVKSAARRLVLSNRELRTLRSMNDDLQNRFAAIESFLNRNGLQPLDLVFSNEPSENPSNANVLASSSREGISQILPVPSSGVSGVAIHVDQLAIRQDLKMRAQLVTLEDLRIVDTWQISSGDLTTGWNTFGLSKSTAGLNRTLEFRLQLEDAEEDTPLLSLGSLQPIEMFQVRDAANGMPVLKNSLAVQVWGGIPGVSMPPSANYIAAQSQQTSQSEGFRDMPITPGVLEHASLANSDEVTFDFEAIMPLPAERAIGCHPPAEGITIGELPAACPPQIIRMSAKAYIDNSRAADIDFAIAVAGSLEAAKALFREERQQTVGEAYSGWQTVSFGESAHLSAFASEQVGAWQNVYFATRMNEAGGNDFAWAKFANFRAVVSG from the coding sequence ATGACAGTTGTGGCCACGCAAGAGGCGTTTCCAGTCGAAAAACCGGCGATAGAGGAGAGGCTGCTGAAAGACCTGACCCTGATTGTCGTCGGGGTCGCCCGACAGGAGCTACCAACCGCCTTGTTGGGTGCGGTGCAAACAGTCTGGTTTCAGGGCATCTCGGACGGGCAAGCGCTGTTCTCTGACGAAAAAGGCGCGGTCTTCCAGGTCATCGAAGCGCCCCTCATGGCGCTTGCTGTTCTCGCCGAACCCGGCGCGTCTGGGGAAGCCGATGCGTTGTTCAAATGGTTGCAGCGTCATGGCGTCGTTCAGCTCCCGTCAGTGGTCGTCTGGACGAGAGGCCAGGAAAGTGAAGCCGTTTCCTCCATCGTTGCGCTTGTTGCGGAGCATGTGAAGTCGGCTGCACGTCGCCTTGTTCTGTCCAATCGGGAATTGAGAACGCTGAGAAGCATGAACGACGATCTGCAGAACCGTTTTGCAGCAATCGAATCTTTCCTGAACCGCAACGGTTTGCAGCCGCTGGATCTGGTGTTCAGCAACGAACCGTCCGAAAATCCCTCGAATGCGAATGTACTCGCAAGCTCTTCCCGGGAAGGCATCAGTCAGATCCTGCCGGTTCCAAGCTCTGGCGTGAGCGGCGTAGCCATTCACGTGGATCAGCTGGCCATCCGGCAGGACCTCAAAATGCGTGCGCAGCTCGTGACGCTCGAGGACTTGCGGATCGTCGACACATGGCAGATTTCCAGCGGCGACCTGACGACCGGCTGGAACACGTTTGGCTTATCGAAGTCGACAGCCGGATTGAACCGGACGCTTGAATTCCGTCTGCAGCTGGAAGATGCCGAAGAGGACACGCCCCTGCTTTCGCTCGGCAGTCTGCAGCCGATCGAAATGTTTCAGGTGCGCGATGCCGCCAACGGTATGCCGGTGCTGAAAAACAGTCTCGCTGTGCAGGTCTGGGGTGGTATCCCGGGCGTATCGATGCCGCCTTCGGCAAATTACATCGCCGCGCAGTCCCAGCAGACAAGCCAGAGCGAAGGCTTCCGGGACATGCCGATAACTCCGGGTGTGCTGGAACACGCAAGCCTGGCGAATTCCGACGAAGTCACTTTCGACTTCGAGGCGATCATGCCCTTGCCAGCCGAGCGTGCAATCGGGTGTCACCCACCTGCGGAAGGGATCACGATCGGCGAGTTGCCGGCTGCCTGCCCGCCACAGATCATCAGAATGTCTGCGAAGGCTTATATAGACAACAGCCGTGCAGCAGACATTGACTTCGCGATCGCGGTCGCTGGCAGTCTCGAGGCAGCAAAGGCGCTGTTCCGGGAAGAGCGTCAACAAACCGTCGGAGAAGCTTACTCCGGATGGCAGACTGTCTCCTTTGGCGAGAGTGCGCACCTTAGCGCGTTTGCAAGCGAACAGGTTGGCGCGTGGCAGAACGTCTATTTCGCTACACGGATGAACGAGGCAGGCGGGAATGACTTCGCCTGGGCCAAGTTTGCGAATTTCCGCGCCGTTGTAAGCGGATGA
- a CDS encoding polysaccharide pyruvyl transferase family protein produces the protein MARVLVMIPSGEVYDHDSVRWYKYQDVQRSINHYHNIGDAFVFDSTLKLLRFTKLRTLTINQFVAEDVDRLRSEFDYVVLRGSNYIHSDMNWECAEQVLERLGLPVLAFGIGAQAPVKGKIELSESTKNVLRIISESTQSIGVRGAYTAQVLCDLGIRNTRIIGCPTAFRKNKPDLKISLPKVDDLRKVGLTIRREVSPAYAQDIKQYLTFHRDLVKSFASRFDTTLFAQGEVEEKKLVLGTAEQKEEAIDALRKNAWVGEWYLDEDVERLYRSRLFYSDVVADYDAAVSACDLVLGYRLHGNLMALANGVPSIYFTYDSRTREFAETFKIPSFDVFSGKVFRLSDFWDPSCFDPFNGAYRHIYAAMQQFLEENKIPNRMLGNEFLPNESKMVAAV, from the coding sequence ATGGCACGCGTTTTGGTGATGATCCCGTCCGGTGAAGTTTATGATCACGACAGTGTACGCTGGTACAAGTATCAGGACGTTCAAAGAAGCATCAATCATTACCACAATATCGGCGACGCATTTGTATTTGATTCAACGCTGAAACTGCTCAGGTTCACAAAACTGCGTACGCTGACGATCAATCAATTCGTTGCGGAGGATGTCGATCGCCTGCGCTCGGAATTCGACTACGTTGTCCTGCGCGGCTCAAACTATATTCACAGCGATATGAACTGGGAGTGCGCTGAACAGGTTCTTGAAAGACTTGGGTTGCCGGTTTTGGCGTTTGGCATAGGTGCGCAAGCGCCTGTAAAGGGCAAGATCGAGCTGTCGGAATCCACCAAAAACGTCTTGAGGATTATCAGCGAGTCAACACAGAGCATTGGTGTCAGAGGTGCATATACGGCGCAGGTTCTTTGTGATCTGGGCATAAGAAACACCAGGATCATCGGATGCCCGACCGCCTTTCGGAAGAACAAGCCCGACCTTAAGATCTCGCTTCCGAAAGTCGACGACCTGCGCAAGGTTGGCTTGACGATCCGGCGGGAAGTGTCTCCTGCCTATGCCCAGGACATCAAACAGTATCTGACGTTCCATCGAGACTTGGTAAAGTCATTCGCAAGCCGGTTTGACACCACGTTGTTCGCGCAAGGCGAGGTGGAGGAAAAGAAACTTGTTCTCGGTACGGCCGAGCAGAAAGAAGAGGCCATTGACGCCCTGAGGAAGAATGCGTGGGTGGGCGAGTGGTACCTTGACGAGGACGTTGAGCGGCTCTATCGGTCCCGTCTTTTTTATTCCGACGTCGTCGCCGACTACGACGCTGCGGTCAGCGCGTGCGATCTTGTTCTCGGGTACCGGTTGCACGGAAATCTCATGGCGTTGGCCAATGGAGTTCCTTCTATCTACTTCACCTATGACAGCCGGACGCGCGAATTTGCCGAAACGTTCAAGATACCCAGTTTCGATGTGTTTTCCGGAAAGGTCTTCCGACTGAGTGACTTCTGGGACCCGTCATGTTTCGACCCGTTCAATGGGGCGTACCGGCATATTTATGCTGCAATGCAACAGTTTCTTGAGGAGAACAAAATCCCAAATCGGATGTTGGGAAATGAGTTTCTTCCAAATGAAAGTAAGATGGTGGCAGCTGTGTAA
- a CDS encoding glycosyltransferase family 4 protein: MNTAASEQERSSTQTLRVLVISHGHPELSLGGAEVASYNLHAGLKTVSGSQSFFVARVGDTYPRHGRSALMGVADAEDELLFHADEYDPFLISNRNTADLQSDLRRFARSLNPDVVHFHHFIGMGLEALHVVREALPNAVIVVTLHEFLSICHHHGQMVKTGTNALCRSASPIACHGCFPEISPGTFLRRKQFVQSMLNLADAFVTPSRFLAERYEQWGLPGGKISVIENGLNVSEKAAPRRLKSSDERRSRFAFFGQMTPYKGVDVLLDAVQRIPETVWGDDTSVTIFGGNLERQPEAFRHKIADLIERTGDRVRFAGAYQNKDMPSLMRQVDWVLMPSVWWENSPVIIQEAFFHGRPLICSGIGGMAEKVRDGVDGLHFLASSPEDLADRMTEALENRNLWNTLRSNIEAPLDHKDCAQRHLNFYRSIIGTRYAKASALPDDYQESA, translated from the coding sequence ATGAACACTGCCGCGTCTGAACAGGAGCGTTCATCAACCCAAACCTTGCGGGTGCTCGTAATCTCACACGGCCATCCGGAACTGTCTCTTGGCGGTGCTGAGGTTGCCTCCTACAATTTGCATGCCGGTTTGAAAACGGTGTCGGGATCACAATCCTTCTTCGTTGCGCGGGTTGGAGATACTTACCCGCGGCACGGCAGGTCGGCGCTCATGGGTGTCGCCGATGCGGAAGATGAACTGCTGTTTCACGCCGATGAATACGATCCCTTTCTGATATCAAACCGCAACACGGCAGATCTGCAATCGGACCTGCGCCGTTTCGCGCGCTCCCTCAATCCGGACGTTGTCCATTTCCATCATTTCATCGGAATGGGGCTGGAGGCACTGCATGTTGTGCGGGAGGCGCTTCCCAATGCAGTCATCGTCGTCACGCTGCACGAGTTTCTTTCCATTTGTCATCATCACGGTCAAATGGTCAAAACCGGAACGAATGCGCTTTGCCGGTCTGCTTCGCCGATTGCCTGCCACGGCTGCTTTCCCGAAATTTCGCCAGGAACGTTTTTGCGCCGGAAGCAGTTTGTGCAGTCGATGCTGAACCTGGCTGATGCGTTCGTCACGCCAAGCCGTTTTCTTGCGGAACGGTATGAACAGTGGGGTCTTCCCGGCGGCAAGATTTCGGTGATCGAAAACGGCCTGAACGTCTCGGAAAAAGCCGCGCCAAGGCGACTTAAATCCAGCGACGAGCGGCGTTCGCGTTTTGCCTTCTTCGGGCAAATGACACCCTACAAGGGCGTTGACGTTCTGCTGGATGCCGTACAGCGCATACCGGAAACTGTCTGGGGCGACGATACCTCAGTCACGATTTTTGGCGGCAATCTCGAACGCCAGCCGGAAGCCTTCCGTCACAAGATTGCGGACCTAATTGAAAGGACGGGAGATCGTGTCCGGTTCGCAGGCGCATACCAGAACAAGGATATGCCGTCCCTCATGCGCCAGGTCGACTGGGTCCTCATGCCCTCCGTTTGGTGGGAAAACTCACCCGTCATCATTCAGGAAGCCTTTTTTCACGGACGGCCGCTGATCTGCAGCGGTATTGGCGGTATGGCAGAAAAGGTGCGCGACGGTGTCGACGGACTGCACTTCCTGGCATCCAGTCCCGAAGATCTGGCGGATCGGATGACGGAAGCGCTGGAAAACAGGAATTTGTGGAACACGCTGCGCTCAAACATCGAAGCGCCATTGGATCACAAAGACTGCGCACAAAGGCACCTTAATTTTTATCGCTCCATCATCGGAACACGGTATGCCAAAGCATCCGCGTTGCCAGATGATTATCAAGAGAGCGCATAA
- a CDS encoding glycoside hydrolase family 16 protein, with amino-acid sequence MFLKTLPCPSLSRRRFFAAAAGGFVAAAALTRPQPLSAFSGGALPAPLARSNGDWKLSFQDEFDDPVAFQTTWEALKRGGHQHKTMRYPRNVVIEDGELDLELGHQSDPKRPFTGGYIRTRSFRQTYGYFECEMRIASEGGVNNAFWMVSDRSLQGDTQFELDIAEVKYPNIVQVSARRWKPEKIVLAATYRSENQLAEGFHRYAMLWTENEFRFFVDDLDVFDIENTFAHTPAMLLFSNAVAPFAGKNDGDVEGAATTVRNVRVFQDLSA; translated from the coding sequence ATGTTCCTTAAGACCTTGCCGTGTCCCTCTCTCAGCCGCCGCCGCTTCTTCGCGGCGGCGGCGGGCGGGTTTGTTGCCGCTGCGGCGCTTACAAGACCGCAGCCGCTTTCTGCCTTTTCCGGCGGTGCGCTGCCTGCGCCGCTGGCGCGTTCCAATGGAGACTGGAAGCTTTCGTTCCAGGACGAGTTTGACGATCCCGTCGCATTTCAGACCACGTGGGAAGCACTCAAGCGCGGCGGACATCAGCACAAGACGATGCGTTACCCCCGTAATGTCGTCATTGAAGACGGTGAGCTGGATCTTGAACTCGGTCATCAGAGCGATCCGAAGCGGCCCTTTACCGGCGGCTACATTCGTACACGGTCATTCCGACAGACCTATGGGTATTTCGAATGTGAAATGCGCATTGCCAGCGAGGGGGGTGTCAACAATGCGTTCTGGATGGTCTCCGACCGGTCGTTGCAGGGTGATACCCAGTTCGAGCTGGACATCGCCGAAGTCAAGTATCCGAACATTGTCCAGGTGTCCGCAAGACGCTGGAAGCCTGAAAAGATCGTGCTCGCAGCGACTTACCGGTCAGAGAACCAGCTTGCCGAAGGGTTCCATCGCTACGCGATGCTTTGGACCGAAAATGAATTCCGGTTCTTTGTCGATGATCTGGATGTCTTCGACATTGAGAACACCTTTGCGCACACGCCGGCCATGCTATTGTTCAGCAATGCCGTTGCTCCCTTTGCCGGCAAAAACGACGGTGATGTCGAAGGAGCGGCGACAACTGTCCGCAATGTGCGCGTTTTTCAGGATTTGAGCGCTTAG
- a CDS encoding glycosyltransferase, whose product MLRPTEPGQDHPNVRYARFGSSEKPSATIAILIPVFKHSVLLSEAVDSALSQEAPFNVAVVIVDDGCPYPETAQVGQAYALAHDNVYYLRKPNGGLSSARNYGIEFSLRTFSDLEAVYFLDADNRITSSAMRVLLEYMRANKGIDWIYPNIDKFGIEWNGNYTAQYSRLLHVTFDNICEAGSLVSRSMLDAGVRFDETMKSGFEDWEFWLQAISLGFKGANHPFFGFEYRQRAESMLRDSNRRRESILGYIRTKHKKLFSADTLLRWEHEETPRYVAFGTDSYLVDLFTDPVVPHEKRGFEEFVKMFWAAQTEPETFGVPPFWLWMSPAHRDALKGFGLLHNILWLGERLSQSHHFVAIRFESDKDKLGVEVETLEEGKELAKRPLGWICSLGILQQCVADKSDDWVRTLRKPQPSPKIAEIVVRGPFSAEDIQGTALSSTNSLLATLGALRDSGYKTGADKRWIWRSAYFPDRSKYYEFLRHSLGASPIMPRLATEGGPLRVGLLLPIATFGGVEKVAYATARVLKNAGCEVHLFVFGKPVYNRIPDNDGIFDSINFLADDYPLWGGPNMFSGHDILMGHDENARSEEILGFLSGLDVIVNNQLAPANAVFGELRRRGVKIVNYVHVLDASEMGRAAGHPYLTLAYEHIYDSVLTCSRDMAEWLHGMGVPSAKLLHIPNAAGYPMSPEDVKRLTAARRQDREGPLKALFLGRLDRQKGIERIFAAARTLKRNGVAIDWRIVGSDVMDSGAGGSWKDRFADVGIRVEAPVYDSRRLSKLFAWADVFVLPSRWEGAPLSIIEAQRLGCVPIATNVGAVSELIDHKVDGILLRSDDDGVATHDLTHVLEAIGKSPNALKKLSERAIARANDRNWDKNLQPFLRQLHTWFPERLQTIRRTKVAVASSGKTANAPAASGDTGSDLAWRQSGRQTTAR is encoded by the coding sequence ATGTTGCGTCCAACAGAACCAGGACAGGATCATCCGAATGTGCGCTATGCACGGTTTGGAAGTTCCGAAAAGCCCTCGGCGACAATCGCTATTCTCATACCGGTTTTCAAACACTCGGTGCTCTTGTCTGAGGCCGTTGATTCAGCGCTGTCGCAGGAAGCGCCGTTCAACGTTGCCGTTGTTATTGTCGACGATGGCTGTCCTTATCCGGAAACGGCTCAAGTCGGACAGGCATACGCCCTTGCGCATGACAACGTCTATTACTTGAGAAAGCCGAATGGTGGGCTGAGCTCGGCACGCAACTATGGCATCGAGTTCTCTCTTCGCACCTTCAGCGATCTTGAGGCTGTCTACTTTCTGGATGCCGACAATCGCATCACATCTTCAGCGATGCGCGTTCTTCTGGAATACATGCGTGCAAACAAAGGGATAGACTGGATCTACCCAAACATAGACAAATTCGGCATTGAGTGGAACGGAAACTACACCGCGCAGTACTCGCGGCTGCTGCATGTCACATTCGACAATATCTGCGAGGCTGGCAGCCTTGTGTCGAGGTCCATGCTCGATGCCGGGGTCAGATTCGACGAAACCATGAAATCCGGTTTCGAGGACTGGGAATTCTGGCTACAGGCCATCTCTCTCGGCTTCAAGGGCGCTAATCACCCGTTTTTCGGGTTCGAGTACAGACAGCGGGCCGAAAGCATGCTGCGCGATTCCAACCGGAGACGCGAGAGCATCCTCGGATACATCAGGACGAAGCACAAAAAGCTGTTTTCAGCGGATACGCTGTTGCGCTGGGAACACGAAGAGACCCCACGCTACGTCGCATTCGGGACTGACTCCTATCTGGTCGATCTATTCACAGATCCCGTCGTTCCGCACGAAAAGCGCGGCTTCGAAGAATTCGTAAAGATGTTCTGGGCCGCACAAACAGAGCCTGAGACCTTTGGGGTGCCGCCGTTCTGGCTCTGGATGTCGCCTGCGCATCGTGATGCGTTGAAGGGCTTCGGACTGCTCCACAATATCCTGTGGCTCGGCGAGCGCCTGTCCCAGTCTCACCATTTCGTGGCGATCCGTTTCGAGAGTGACAAGGATAAGTTGGGCGTTGAGGTCGAGACCCTTGAAGAAGGCAAGGAGCTTGCCAAGCGGCCGCTCGGCTGGATCTGTTCGCTCGGTATTTTGCAGCAATGCGTCGCGGACAAATCCGACGACTGGGTGAGGACACTCAGAAAGCCCCAGCCCTCCCCGAAAATTGCGGAAATCGTTGTTCGTGGACCGTTTTCAGCTGAAGACATTCAAGGCACCGCTCTTTCCTCCACCAACAGCCTTCTGGCCACGTTGGGGGCGTTGCGCGATTCCGGTTACAAAACCGGCGCGGATAAACGTTGGATATGGCGGTCTGCCTATTTTCCGGATCGCAGCAAGTACTACGAGTTCCTGCGCCACTCCCTGGGTGCTTCGCCGATCATGCCGCGGCTGGCAACAGAGGGCGGTCCGCTTCGGGTGGGGCTTCTGCTTCCGATTGCGACTTTCGGCGGTGTCGAGAAAGTGGCTTACGCCACCGCACGGGTGCTGAAAAACGCAGGCTGTGAGGTCCATCTCTTTGTATTCGGCAAACCGGTCTACAATCGCATTCCCGACAATGACGGGATATTCGACAGTATCAACTTTCTAGCCGACGATTATCCGCTTTGGGGCGGCCCGAACATGTTTTCGGGGCACGACATTTTGATGGGTCACGACGAGAACGCGCGCTCGGAAGAAATTCTCGGGTTTTTGTCGGGTCTCGATGTCATCGTCAACAATCAGCTTGCGCCGGCAAATGCCGTTTTCGGCGAACTCCGGCGTCGCGGTGTGAAGATCGTGAACTACGTGCATGTGCTTGACGCGTCGGAAATGGGCCGCGCCGCAGGCCATCCCTACCTGACACTTGCCTACGAGCACATTTACGACAGTGTCCTCACATGTTCGCGGGACATGGCAGAGTGGCTTCATGGAATGGGTGTACCGAGTGCAAAACTCCTCCACATTCCGAACGCAGCCGGCTATCCGATGTCGCCGGAAGACGTCAAGCGCCTGACTGCGGCGCGCAGGCAGGACCGGGAAGGGCCCTTGAAGGCGTTGTTCCTGGGGCGTCTGGACCGCCAGAAGGGCATTGAACGCATCTTCGCGGCGGCCAGAACGCTGAAACGCAATGGCGTTGCGATCGACTGGCGGATCGTCGGTTCCGACGTAATGGACTCAGGGGCTGGCGGATCCTGGAAGGACCGGTTTGCCGATGTCGGTATCCGTGTCGAAGCACCGGTCTATGACAGTCGGCGCCTTAGCAAGCTTTTTGCCTGGGCGGATGTATTCGTTCTCCCTTCCAGGTGGGAGGGAGCGCCACTGTCAATCATCGAGGCGCAGCGGCTTGGCTGCGTGCCGATCGCAACCAATGTCGGCGCGGTGTCAGAACTCATTGACCACAAGGTCGACGGTATCCTACTCAGATCGGACGACGATGGCGTCGCCACGCACGATCTGACGCATGTGCTCGAGGCCATCGGCAAGTCGCCGAATGCCTTGAAAAAACTCTCTGAGCGCGCAATCGCGAGAGCGAATGACCGGAACTGGGACAAGAACCTGCAGCCGTTTCTCAGACAGCTGCACACCTGGTTTCCAGAACGTCTTCAAACCATTCGGCGAACCAAGGTTGCCGTCGCATCGTCTGGCAAGACGGCCAATGCGCCTGCGGCGAGCGGAGACACCGGAAGTGACCTCGCGTGGCGGCAATCAGGCCGGCAAACCACAGCCCGTTAA
- a CDS encoding polysaccharide pyruvyl transferase family protein — protein sequence MKRLFVLNGGAAVKPGNKSAFLKIDDPLSAFARGGINTGDVLVYDAMLKALAYDQIKNLQFSHAGDEKLWPKEDYDATVVRGSNYLTETVDIGNVVPLLKKLKGPIVPIGVGAQAAKYKKLELPKGSVEAWKIIADKCETIGVRGVYSAEVFNDIGIKNIRIIGCPSFYRNLSPSIEIKPIDPANARVGLTLNRYLSADYASNATKTNRMQRALIKAVAQRSVNRLYSQGEREETLAIFETGEAKQKHIKSILGKYNLQGDKDVEALVSDRMQAFFDVDEWAADAKENVDALVGFRLHGNVIGLHQGIPAVFFTYDSRIRELSTLFAIPSVEVEDYMPINLENIFEKADFSKVQHVYRLNYAEYHRFLTENGLNHVLVKPVAAPPKKALEKPNLVQTDQNLGEVTNWFQDEVGYMTDEIQTLRDRAWKLELALRDLKNPKPKAKLAS from the coding sequence ATGAAAAGGCTCTTCGTATTAAATGGCGGCGCAGCCGTTAAACCCGGAAACAAATCCGCTTTTTTAAAGATTGACGATCCGTTGTCGGCATTTGCCCGTGGCGGCATCAACACGGGCGACGTTCTCGTTTATGACGCGATGCTGAAAGCGCTCGCGTATGACCAGATCAAGAACCTCCAATTCTCCCATGCAGGCGACGAGAAGCTGTGGCCGAAAGAGGATTATGACGCCACCGTCGTGCGTGGATCGAACTATCTGACCGAAACGGTGGACATCGGCAATGTCGTGCCGCTGCTCAAGAAGCTGAAGGGTCCGATCGTTCCGATCGGCGTTGGTGCGCAGGCCGCCAAGTACAAGAAGCTGGAACTTCCGAAAGGCAGCGTCGAAGCCTGGAAAATTATCGCCGACAAATGCGAAACGATCGGCGTTCGCGGCGTCTATAGTGCTGAAGTCTTCAACGATATCGGCATCAAGAATATCCGCATTATCGGCTGCCCCAGTTTTTACCGCAATCTGAGCCCGTCGATCGAGATCAAACCGATTGATCCGGCAAATGCGCGGGTCGGCCTTACGCTCAACAGGTATTTGTCTGCAGACTATGCGTCGAACGCGACAAAGACCAACCGGATGCAGCGAGCCCTGATCAAGGCTGTCGCGCAACGGTCGGTAAATCGGCTCTATTCGCAAGGTGAGCGTGAAGAAACCCTTGCGATCTTCGAGACCGGTGAGGCCAAGCAAAAGCACATCAAATCCATCCTTGGAAAGTACAATCTCCAGGGAGATAAAGATGTCGAAGCGCTGGTCAGCGACCGGATGCAGGCGTTTTTCGACGTGGACGAATGGGCTGCGGATGCGAAAGAGAATGTCGATGCATTGGTCGGTTTCCGCCTGCATGGCAACGTGATTGGTCTTCACCAGGGCATTCCGGCGGTCTTCTTTACCTACGATTCGCGTATTCGCGAACTTTCAACACTGTTCGCAATCCCTTCCGTCGAGGTTGAGGACTATATGCCGATCAACCTTGAGAACATCTTCGAAAAGGCCGACTTCTCCAAAGTGCAGCACGTCTACAGGTTGAACTACGCAGAATACCATCGGTTCCTGACGGAAAATGGTTTGAACCATGTCCTGGTAAAGCCCGTTGCAGCTCCGCCGAAAAAGGCGCTGGAAAAACCGAACCTTGTTCAGACGGACCAGAATCTGGGCGAAGTCACCAACTGGTTCCAGGACGAAGTCGGGTACATGACCGACGAAATTCAGACGCTTCGCGACAGGGCCTGGAAACTGGAACTGGCGCTGCGCGATCTGAAAAATCCGAAACCGAAGGCAAAACTGGCCAGCTAA